DNA from Laspinema palackyanum D2c:
CGCCGTCACTGGCGATCGGGTAACAATTCGCATCATCGACAATGGTCCCGGCATGACCCCAGAAATCCAAGCCCGACTCTTCGACCCCTTTTTCACCACCAAACCCGTCGGCAAAGGCACCGGATTAGGACTTTCTGTTTGCTATCAAATTATCGTAGAAAAACATCAAGGTCAAATCTCCTGTCACGCCACCCCAGATTTAGGGTCAGAATTTTCTATAGAAATTCCCATTTTTCAAGGATTGACTTGAAATATTTTAACCTGACCCGCAGGCTAAAGCATCCATAGCAACACCGGCGGGGGATAAATCCCCCGCCTCATAGCTAAAGTCGTCTAAAGACGACTGAAAACACCACTGTATCAAACTTGCAGTCGGTTTTTAACCGACTTTAGCTGTTAGGCGGGGGATTTATCCCCCGCCCCCCGCCGGGTGTCGCCACTGCTTTAGGGTGCGGGTTTTTGATTAATTAATCAGAAGTAACCCCAGCAATGGGAATCTGCACCTCGCTGAGTTTAATCGCTTCCGGAGTCATCGGGGAATTGTACAATAACCGACGAGGCGGACCGCTGATCACATACTCCGAATGTTCCTTCAGCCAGCCTTGCAACCGTTGCAAATGTTGTTCATAATTCGCCCAACTATAAGCCCCTTGAATGCCAATACTCACCACAGTCATCGGCGGATAATCCGTCACCTTCACCTCATCTGTCAGGGTTTCCGGCGAAATATCCCGGTTGGGATATAAAAAAGAAACCTCCGCAGTTTGTGGCGTGCTCACTTCCGGAGTTAACCCATCCAAATACCGCACTTCAACCGGGGTCGTCATGGCAATTTGATTGGTGCTAATATGCCGATATAAGGGATTAAAAGCAACTTGGCTGGCTTGTTGAACATTTCCCGAATGGCTGTAAGTCACAGCCCGATACTCGGGATACTCTTTCACTTCGATCGCCCCAGGTGGGGTAGGATTGGGAAAATCATGGGGTAAAGATGCAGACATGATTGAGTGTTAAACTGAA
Protein-coding regions in this window:
- a CDS encoding heme-binding protein — protein: MSASLPHDFPNPTPPGAIEVKEYPEYRAVTYSHSGNVQQASQVAFNPLYRHISTNQIAMTTPVEVRYLDGLTPEVSTPQTAEVSFLYPNRDISPETLTDEVKVTDYPPMTVVSIGIQGAYSWANYEQHLQRLQGWLKEHSEYVISGPPRRLLYNSPMTPEAIKLSEVQIPIAGVTSD